CAACACCTTGCCCATTCATTGCTTTATCTATACCATTAACAAAAATTAAAAGCTCTTTAACATGATCGGCATCTTTACCTTCTTTAATATAGAATTTCACTTCGGTACCATCATCTTTAACTTCCATTAATTCTTCTAATGCACTAGATCGTGATTTTACCCATTTTGAAATATCAGCAGATATTCCTTTATTATCAGTTACTATCGTTTTAAAACTGGTAATACTTTTTACCATATCCATGTAAGCCTTCGCTTCAGCATCATCTATATCAATGCCCATTTTTGCTATCATTTGAAACATTTTTGGCTTAATGGATACAAAGGTCACATCAGAATTATCACTGTATTTTTCAAAAATATCCTTTTGAGCCATTCCTGTTAAAGGCAATAACATGATTGCCATTACGAATACTATTAATTTATTTTTCATTTTATTTATTTTTAAGAATTGTGTTATTTAATTATTTGTTTTAAAAATTATACTTGTTGTGTTTTCAATTTCATTAAGATATCCTAGTGTTGATGTTCCTTTATTTACTTCATTTAAATACCCCACAGTAGAAGTTCCTTTGTTAAAATGGCTTGAAATCATTGCTAACGATTTTGTTACCTCGTTATAAGCATCTTCGGGTTCACAAAATGTACCTACTAAATCTGCTTCACAAGAATCAACAGGTCTATTAAAATAAATCCCTAACATAAGAACAGCTACGGCTGCGACAGAAATCCACTTATAGTTAAACACTTTTTTAGTTTTTAATGGAATGTCTTTAGTAAATTGTTCTTGTTTGTTTACCAAAAAATAGGTGAACATCGGTTTATACATTTCTAAATGTGGAGCTACAGTTTCTTGCGAAAAATAGTTTTTTAACTGCTGCTCTTCTTTTAGTGTTGTTTCTCCGTTCTCGTACTTTTCTAGTAATTCTTCTATATTATTTAATACCATAATTATGTGTATTAGTTAATTTTTCTCTTATTGTTTTTCTTGCTCTTGATAAGTTTACACGTACCGCCGTATTATTCATGTCTAACATTTTTGCAATCTCATCAAAATCGTAATCTTCTATATCTCTTAGTTGAATAATCATTTTTTGTTGCTCTGGTAAGTCTTCAATTATTTTAGACACCCAATTTACACTATCATTTAACTCAACTTGTTTTTGCAACGGTGTATTACCATCTTCATAATTACTATGTACTATTTTTAAATTTTGTGCTTGCTTAGATTTTAACTTATCAAAACAAAAATTTTTAGTCATTGTCATTGAAAATGCTTCTACATTTTTATATTCTTGCATCTTCGTTTTATTTTTCCATAACTTCAACAAAACCTCTTGTGTTGCATCTTCAGCTTCTTCAGTAGATACCAGTAATCGTTTTGCTAAACGAAAGACTTTATCTTTAAAAGGCATTACAATATTTAAAAACTCAGTCTGAGTCATTTTTGGTTTGGTTTAGTTTAAAACAACAATATTAAGGCTATTTGATATTACGACGATGCACGTTCTGTTTTGTTACAAAATATTTTTATTCTAAAATATTGTTTCTATTTTTACCGTTAATGATTAATAAATAAAAAT
The nucleotide sequence above comes from Flavobacteriaceae bacterium HL-DH10. Encoded proteins:
- a CDS encoding DUF4252 domain-containing protein codes for the protein MKNKLIVFVMAIMLLPLTGMAQKDIFEKYSDNSDVTFVSIKPKMFQMIAKMGIDIDDAEAKAYMDMVKSITSFKTIVTDNKGISADISKWVKSRSSALEELMEVKDDGTEVKFYIKEGKDADHVKELLIFVNGIDKAMNGQGVEINGENRKIETVIVSLTGDIDLNEISKLTDKMNIPGGKHLEKKN
- a CDS encoding RNA polymerase sigma factor, with protein sequence MTQTEFLNIVMPFKDKVFRLAKRLLVSTEEAEDATQEVLLKLWKNKTKMQEYKNVEAFSMTMTKNFCFDKLKSKQAQNLKIVHSNYEDGNTPLQKQVELNDSVNWVSKIIEDLPEQQKMIIQLRDIEDYDFDEIAKMLDMNNTAVRVNLSRARKTIREKLTNTHNYGIK